The following are encoded together in the Neomonachus schauinslandi chromosome 15, ASM220157v2, whole genome shotgun sequence genome:
- the TIAF1 gene encoding TGFB1-induced anti-apoptotic factor 1, protein MPHSGNLISIFTREQSFLCAAGETGERSWGQILQSAWGGALRCFWVWVEPAYAGVRMYHPALSAPTPLRLISVLSAMTYLRLNPFHLQQFGAYPSTASLPLCPSCLDYRPNWRGKAAG, encoded by the exons atGCCACACTCT GGGAATCTCATCTCCATCTTCACTCGAGAGCAGTCCTTTCTCTGCGCAGCTGGAGAGACCGGTGAGCGGAGCTGGGGCCAGATTCTTCAGTCAGCCTGGGGAGGGGCTCTCAGGTGCTTCTGGGTATGGGTCGAGCCAGCCTACGCAGGGGTGCGTATGTACCACCCGGCACTTTCGGCCCCTACCCCTCTCCGTCTCATCAGTGTGTTAAGTGCAATGACCTACTTAAGACTAAACCCATTCCACCTACAGCAGTTCGGGGCCTACCCAAGCACTGCCTCCCTGCCGCTCTGTCCAAGTTGCCTGGACTATAGGCCCAACTGGAGAGGGAAGGCCGCGGGTTGA